The Glandiceps talaboti chromosome 9, keGlaTala1.1, whole genome shotgun sequence genome window below encodes:
- the LOC144439807 gene encoding coagulation factor X-like: MNSMVAIFLLSVGLQLLTSKVVFGDHAEHVEVIREAEPCWPNPCQNGAECFQNWEILDYICECTAGYSGKNCDEQCDISTHHGILITVNDDLRYMEANIII; this comes from the exons ATGAACAGCATGGTTGCTATTTTTCTGTTGTCGGTTGGTTTACAACTGTTGACCAGTAAG GTTGTGTTTGGCGATCATGCAGAACATGTGGAAGTAATTCGAG AGGCCGAGCCATGCTGGCCAAACCCATGTCAAAATGGCGCCGAATGTTTCCAAAATTGGGAGATTCTTGATTACATTTGCGAATGTACGGCAGGATACAGCGGTAAAAACTGTGATGAAC aATGTGACATCTCTACACATCACGGTATATTAATTACAGTCAACGATGACCTGCGGTATATGGAAgcaaacataattatatag
- the LOC144439808 gene encoding uncharacterized protein LOC144439808 — MSTTKEWKTDKHFVEHGQICKFVELTEITVQHVTFFGNVLQLRYRETIAAIVQQNTIVYRILDRSTTARIHPNMNSMVAIFLLSVGLQLLTSKVVFGDHAKHAEVIREAEPCWPNPCQNGAECFQNWESIDYVCECTVEYSGKNCDEQCDISTHHGILITVNDDLRYMEANIII, encoded by the exons ATGTCGACGACAAAAGAATGGAAAACTGACAAACACTTTGTAGAACATGGAcagatatgtaaatttgtagaATTGACTGAAATTACCGTACAGCATGTCACATTCTTTGGAAATGTGTTACAGCTTCGATATAGGG AAACTATTGCTGCTATTGTACAGCAGAACACCATCGTGTACAGAATTTTAGATCGAAGCACTACAGCAAGAATTCATCCAAACATGAACAGCATGGTTGCTATTTTTCTGTTGTCGGTTGGTTTACAACTGTTGACCAGTAAG GTGGTGTTTGGCGATCATGCAAAACATGCGGAAGTAATTCGAG AGGCCGAGCCATGCTGGCCAAACCCATGTCAAAATGGCGCCGAATGTTTCCAAAATTGGGAGAGTATTGATTACGTTTGCGAATGTACGGTAGAATACAGCGGTAAAAACTGTGATGAAC aATGTGACATCTCTACTCATCACGGTATATTGATTACAGTAAACGATGACCTACGGTATATGGAAgcaaacataattatatag
- the LOC144439809 gene encoding fibroblast growth factor receptor 4-like, with amino-acid sequence MGVCGYHHNNRTIITRPGNPSTTDVNWKATGSETFLMSNPLIVENIQPGDTNPKDFTCVANNTYSNGEIGEFVTFTEVEVQYDPIVSTPAYITIKEGEDLYVHCKVTVTPSPNEVQWFYPGNAGSQQGNELIIKNVTNQDSGLYRCTAKVKFCESIGGIGTGQSVTNITVLYDTGPSEVQYAEIIPLNTNEDDYDDAASIDIFRNQVNGDIAIFAYGKRVATGTFYQICKAEAWFVGGKDSATDVSQAINRDSSNLATTNAVLKDEIEFLKSLTFHPNILQLLACCINSNSPILISEYTPHGNLKTFLKAQCQQITPHNYRTQLLTHAIDIAKGLQYLYECKVIHRNLMAEHILVCEGKTCKISNFTASSGVMDFNKLHDMFWVG; translated from the exons ATGGGAGTGTGTGGATACCATCACAACAATCGTACAAT TATAACCCGACCAGGCAATCCATCAACAACAGACGTAAACTGGAAGGCTACTGGTAGTGAAACATTTCTGATGTCAAACCCACTCATAGTCGAAAATATACAACCTGGAGATACCAACCCTAAAGATTTTACCTGTGTCGCTAATAACACATACTCTAATGGGGAAATTGGTGAATTTGTCACTTTCACCGAAGTGGAAGTTCAAT ATGATCCGATCGTTTCAACCCCAGCTTACATTACAATCAAAGAAGGGGAGGacctgtatgtacattgtaaggtCACAGTTACACCGAGCCCCAATGAAGTGCAATGGTTTTACCCTGGAAATGCTGGCTCACAACAAGGAAATGAACTAAttataaaaaatgtaacaaaccaGGACAGTGGACTATATCGATGTACAGCAAAAGTCAAATTCTGTGAAAGCATTGGAGGTATTGGTACGGGTCAAAGCGTGACAAATATCACAGTGCTGT ATGACACAGGACCTTCAGAGGTTCAATACGCCGAAATCATTCCACTGAATACAAATGaagatgattatgatgatgcaGCCAGTATTGATATTTTCCGCAATCAGGTAAA TGGGGACATTGCAATATTTGCATATGGCAAAAGAGTCGCCACTGGTACCTTCTACCAGATATGTAAAGCCGAGGCATGGTTTGTTGGTGGAAAGGACAGTGCTACCGATGTCAGTCAAGCGATCAACAGGG ATTCCTCCAACTTGGCAACGACGAATGCGGTTCTTAAGGACGAAATTGAGTTTTTGAAATCACTGACGTTCCATCCAAACATTCTTCAACTATTAGCCTGCTGTATAAACAGTA ATTCCCCAATATTGATTAGTGAGTATACTCCACATGGAAACTTGAAAACATTTCTTAAGGCACAATGTCAACAGATCACCCCGCATAATTACAGAACACAGCTATTGACACATGCTATTGATATTGCCAAAGGATTGCAGTACCTATATGAATGCAAG GTCATCCATCGTAACTTAATGGCTGAACATATTCTTGTTTGCGAAGGCAAGACGTGTAAAATATCCAACTTTACTGCTTCAAGTGGCGTTATGGACTTCAACAAACTTCACGACATGTTTTGGGTAGGCTAA